A stretch of Halomonas elongata DSM 2581 DNA encodes these proteins:
- a CDS encoding ABC transporter permease translates to MIAFLIKRLFHALLVMFVISVIAFAIQDNLGDPIQQMVGQSVPESEREALREELGLNDPFLVQYLRFAVNAAHFDFGYSYVFNQPTTEVVLRHLPATLELVAASTFLIIALSVPIGVYSAIKPRAWLSRFFMGVSIVGISIPVFLTAIVLIQLFAIGVSWSPFPSDTGWGAWLNDLVSTEGGMPAYGRGDPVPVFGTWETNFASLKGLTYLVLPAVSLASIMLPLFIRLIRAEMLEVLQSDYVKFARAKGISPRRIYFLHALKNTMLPVITVGGVQIGTLVAYTILTETVFQWPGMGLMFLDAIERSDIPLIVTYLMIVGLIFVITNTLVDLIYGLINPTVKLTGKPA, encoded by the coding sequence ATGATCGCTTTTCTGATCAAGCGCCTCTTTCATGCGCTGCTGGTGATGTTCGTCATCAGCGTGATCGCCTTCGCCATACAAGATAACCTGGGCGACCCCATCCAGCAGATGGTCGGTCAGTCGGTGCCGGAAAGCGAGCGCGAGGCCCTGCGCGAGGAGCTCGGCCTCAACGATCCCTTCCTGGTGCAGTACCTGCGCTTCGCCGTCAACGCCGCGCATTTCGACTTCGGCTATTCCTACGTCTTCAACCAGCCGACCACTGAAGTCGTGCTGCGCCATCTGCCGGCGACCCTGGAGCTGGTGGCCGCCTCCACTTTCCTGATCATCGCGCTGTCGGTGCCCATCGGCGTCTATAGCGCCATCAAGCCTCGCGCCTGGCTGTCGCGCTTCTTCATGGGGGTGTCGATCGTCGGCATCTCGATTCCGGTGTTCCTCACCGCCATCGTACTGATCCAGTTGTTCGCCATCGGCGTCAGTTGGTCGCCCTTCCCTTCCGACACCGGCTGGGGTGCCTGGCTCAACGACCTGGTCAGCACCGAGGGTGGCATGCCGGCCTATGGACGCGGTGATCCGGTGCCCGTCTTCGGCACCTGGGAGACCAACTTCGCCTCACTCAAGGGGCTGACCTATCTGGTCCTGCCGGCCGTTTCGCTGGCCTCGATCATGCTGCCGCTGTTCATCCGCCTGATCCGCGCCGAAATGCTCGAGGTGCTGCAGTCCGACTACGTGAAGTTCGCCCGCGCCAAGGGCATCTCGCCGCGTCGCATCTACTTCCTGCATGCGTTGAAGAACACCATGCTGCCGGTGATCACCGTGGGCGGCGTGCAGATCGGCACCCTGGTGGCCTACACCATCCTCACCGAGACAGTGTTCCAGTGGCCCGGCATGGGACTGATGTTCCTCGATGCCATCGAGCGCTCCGACATACCCTTGATCGTCACCTACCTGATGATCGTGGGGCTGATCTTCGTGATCACCAACACCCTGGTCGATCTGATCTATGGCCTGATCAATCCCACCGTCAAGCTGACAGGGAAACCCGCATGA
- the can gene encoding carbonate dehydratase, which yields MSNDIDTLLENNRAWAEQMCRDDPDFFARLARQQTPEYLWIGCSDSRVPANQIIDLPPGEVFVHRNVANLLHHNDMNALSVVQFAVDVLKVKHIMIVGHYGCGGIRAAVTGGECGIVDYWLHSVRDLYSQHRASLSSLSQDEQVDRMCELNVEAQVKNLCRTKIIQRAWQRGQSLSVHGWVYGLSDGRVTDLECSVHGLDQVAQLYRIDRVTPAGED from the coding sequence ATGAGCAACGATATCGATACCCTGCTGGAAAATAACCGCGCCTGGGCAGAGCAGATGTGTCGTGACGACCCTGACTTCTTCGCTCGCCTGGCACGGCAGCAGACCCCGGAGTACCTGTGGATCGGCTGCTCCGACAGTCGCGTGCCGGCCAATCAGATCATCGACCTGCCTCCCGGCGAAGTGTTCGTCCACCGCAACGTCGCCAACCTGCTGCACCACAACGACATGAACGCCCTCTCGGTGGTGCAGTTCGCCGTGGATGTGCTCAAGGTCAAGCACATCATGATCGTCGGCCACTATGGTTGCGGCGGTATTCGGGCGGCGGTCACCGGGGGCGAGTGCGGCATCGTCGATTACTGGCTGCATTCGGTACGCGACCTCTACAGCCAGCATCGTGCCTCGCTGTCCTCACTGTCTCAGGACGAGCAGGTCGATCGCATGTGTGAACTCAACGTCGAGGCCCAGGTCAAGAATCTGTGCCGTACCAAGATCATTCAACGCGCCTGGCAGCGTGGCCAGTCGCTCTCGGTGCATGGCTGGGTCTATGGCCTGAGCGACGGGCGCGTCACCGACCTGGAATGCAGCGTTCACGGCCTTGACCAGGTCGCTCAGCTGTATCGCATCGACCGCGTCACGCCCGCCGGCGAGGACTGA
- a CDS encoding ABC transporter substrate-binding protein — MTIKKTLLASVIGAAMTSAALAPAAQAETTLRMAYDADPVSLDIHEQLSGGILQLSHMTFDPLVRWTKDLEIEPRLATDWERVDDTTLRMNLREGVEFHSGNAFTAEDVVWTIERLKRSPDFKAIFEPIEGASAVDEHTVEIKTKKPYPLLLNLATYIFPMDSQFYSGEDSDGDPKDEIVKNGNSYASRHLSGTGPYEVTDRQQGVRVAFERNDDYWDEQSPGNVDKIVLKPISENATRVAALLSGDVDFIAPVPPNDLERVREDDNAKLVTMSGTRIILFHMNQERVEAFQDPRVRQAFAYAINQEGIADRLMKGFATPAAQLSPEGYAGHNDGLEPRYDLEKAKQLMAEAGYEDGFEITMMAPNNRYVNDAKIAQAVAAMLARINVKVDLKTLPKAQYWGEYDDRVADMMMIGWHADTEDSANFHEYLTACPDLDSGAGQYNAGNYCNPEVDKLVSEANLELDQQKRAEMLQQMEQTLYDEAAFIPLHWQDLAWAADTNVDLEPIVNVMNFPYLGDLVVEEED, encoded by the coding sequence ATGACAATCAAGAAGACTCTGCTGGCTAGCGTCATCGGCGCCGCCATGACTTCCGCTGCACTAGCCCCGGCCGCCCAGGCCGAAACCACCCTGCGCATGGCCTACGACGCCGACCCGGTATCGCTGGACATCCACGAGCAACTCTCCGGCGGCATCCTGCAACTGTCGCACATGACCTTCGACCCGCTGGTGCGCTGGACCAAGGATCTCGAGATCGAGCCGCGCCTGGCGACCGACTGGGAAAGGGTCGACGACACCACACTGCGCATGAACCTGCGCGAGGGCGTCGAATTCCACAGCGGCAATGCCTTCACCGCCGAAGACGTGGTCTGGACCATCGAGCGTCTCAAGCGCAGCCCCGACTTCAAGGCTATCTTCGAGCCCATCGAAGGCGCCTCGGCGGTCGACGAGCATACCGTCGAGATCAAGACCAAGAAGCCCTACCCGCTGCTGCTCAACCTGGCGACCTACATCTTCCCGATGGATAGCCAGTTCTACTCCGGTGAGGACAGCGACGGGGATCCCAAGGACGAGATCGTCAAGAACGGCAACTCCTACGCCTCACGTCACCTTTCCGGTACCGGCCCGTATGAGGTCACCGACAGGCAGCAAGGCGTGCGCGTCGCTTTCGAGCGCAACGACGACTACTGGGACGAGCAGTCCCCGGGTAACGTCGACAAGATCGTGCTGAAGCCGATCAGCGAGAACGCCACCCGTGTGGCCGCCCTGCTCTCCGGCGATGTCGACTTCATCGCGCCGGTGCCGCCCAACGACCTGGAACGCGTCCGCGAGGACGACAATGCCAAGCTGGTCACCATGTCCGGTACGCGGATCATCCTCTTCCACATGAACCAGGAACGTGTCGAGGCTTTCCAGGATCCCCGCGTTCGTCAGGCCTTCGCCTATGCCATCAACCAGGAAGGCATCGCCGACCGCCTGATGAAGGGCTTCGCCACCCCGGCGGCCCAGCTCTCGCCCGAGGGCTATGCAGGACACAATGATGGTCTGGAGCCTCGCTACGACCTGGAGAAGGCCAAGCAACTGATGGCCGAGGCCGGTTATGAGGATGGCTTCGAGATCACCATGATGGCGCCCAACAACCGCTACGTGAACGATGCCAAGATTGCCCAGGCGGTTGCCGCCATGCTGGCGCGTATCAACGTCAAGGTGGATCTCAAGACCCTGCCCAAGGCCCAGTACTGGGGCGAGTACGATGACCGTGTCGCCGACATGATGATGATCGGTTGGCATGCCGACACCGAGGACTCGGCCAATTTCCACGAGTATCTTACCGCCTGCCCGGATCTCGATTCCGGTGCTGGTCAGTACAACGCCGGCAACTACTGCAATCCCGAGGTCGACAAGCTGGTCTCCGAGGCCAACCTCGAACTCGATCAGCAGAAGCGGGCCGAGATGCTGCAGCAGATGGAACAGACGCTGTATGACGAGGCCGCCTTCATCCCGTTGCACTGGCAGGATCTGGCCTGGGCTGCCGATACCAACGTCGACCTCGAGCCGATCGTCAACGTGATGAACTTCCCCTACCTCGGGGATCTCGTCGTCGAGGAAGAAGACTAA
- a CDS encoding ABC transporter permease yields the protein MTTLTTRPTSRWERFRDSFLLYSFKRDLIAQISLLVFIALVAAAVLAPWLAPMNPYDLAQIDILASELPPFWVDGSDPAYLMGTDAQGRDLLSTILYGARVSLIIGFGAVAMQATLGVCFGLLAGYLGGRVDAFLMRLADIQLSFSTLMVAIVVGALFKAIFGGSTFSDYAVLLLVLIIGLAEWPQYARTVRASVLAEKGKEYVDAARVMGLPSRRIMFRHILPNTLSPIFVISTVQVANAIISEAALSFLGLGMPETQPSLGSLIKSGFDYLQSGSWWITLIPGLVLVVLVLVINLLGDWLRDVLNPRLYKG from the coding sequence ATGACCACGCTGACGACCCGACCCACGAGCCGTTGGGAACGCTTCCGCGATTCCTTCCTGCTCTACAGTTTCAAACGCGATCTGATTGCCCAGATCAGCCTGCTGGTATTCATCGCCCTGGTCGCCGCCGCCGTCCTGGCTCCCTGGCTGGCACCGATGAATCCCTACGATCTGGCGCAGATCGATATCCTGGCTTCCGAGTTGCCGCCCTTCTGGGTGGATGGCAGCGATCCAGCCTACCTCATGGGTACCGACGCCCAGGGGCGCGATCTGCTCTCGACCATCCTCTATGGTGCGCGTGTATCGCTGATCATCGGCTTCGGCGCCGTGGCCATGCAGGCAACCCTGGGGGTGTGCTTCGGCCTGCTGGCCGGCTATCTGGGGGGACGCGTCGATGCTTTCCTGATGCGCCTGGCCGATATCCAGCTCTCCTTCTCGACCCTGATGGTGGCCATCGTGGTCGGTGCCCTGTTCAAGGCCATCTTCGGCGGCAGCACCTTCAGCGACTATGCGGTCCTGCTGCTGGTGCTGATCATCGGCCTGGCCGAATGGCCGCAATATGCACGAACCGTGCGCGCCTCGGTGCTTGCCGAGAAAGGCAAGGAATACGTCGATGCCGCGCGGGTGATGGGTCTTCCCAGCCGTCGCATCATGTTCCGGCATATCCTGCCCAACACCCTGTCGCCGATCTTCGTCATTTCCACCGTTCAGGTGGCCAACGCCATCATCTCGGAGGCGGCACTGTCCTTCCTCGGCCTCGGCATGCCCGAGACCCAGCCCTCGCTGGGCTCACTGATCAAATCCGGCTTCGATTACCTGCAGTCCGGCTCCTGGTGGATCACCCTGATTCCCGGCCTGGTGCTGGTAGTGCTGGTGCTGGTGATCAACCTGCTCGGCGACTGGCTGCGCGACGTGCTGAACCCGCGACTCTACAAGGGCTGA